CTTCCAGTCGGCGGGCTACCGCATGGTCGAGATCCTGCTCGGGAACCGCAACCCAGTGTTGCTGCGGCCCTTCGAGCACCGCCCCGACCAGCACGGCCCGCTGCACGCCGCCCTGCACGCGCCCAGCGTGTACGACCTGACCCTGCGCCTGCTTGCCGCGCGGGGTCTGCCCATCCCCGCCGAGGTGCTGGAACGGGACTACACCCAGCCGCCCGTGGAGAACCCCGGGGTGCTGGACGCCTGGCTCACCGTCTACCGCGACCCCGAACGGTACTGGGACCTGTACGAACTCGCCGAGAAGCTGCTCGACGTGGAGGACAACTTCCGCGCCTGGCGCTTCAACCACCTCACGACGGTGGAGCGCACCATCGGCTTCAAGACGGGGAGCGGCGGCACGAGCGGGGCCGGGTATCTGAGGCGGGCGCTGAACGTGGTCCTGTTTCCCGAGCTGTGGCAGGTGAGGACGAGCCTGTAAGCGGGGCTTGCTGAAGGAGGGGGCCCTGGTCCTCCTGCTGACCTGGGGACGCCCGGCCTGTTCACCCCCACCCAGCCTCCCCCCTCAAGGGGGAGGAGCAAAAAGCATGTCGCCGAGCAGCTTGCGGGGTGTTAGGCTGGAAAGCTCTTCACCCTCCCCGGTCAAAGACGCAGACGTTCCGGGAAGCTGTACACGTTGAAGCGGCCCTCCCGCACAAAGCCCAGCAGCGTGAGGCCGAAGCTCTCCGCGACCTTGATGGCAAGGCTGGTGGGGGCGGAGACGGCGCAGACGACGGGAATCCCCGCCAGCGCGGCCTTCTGCACGATCTCGAAGCCCGCCCGGCTGCTCACGACGAGAAGGTGGTCGGAGAGGGGGAGCCGGTGCTGTCCCAGCGCCCAGCCGATCAGCTTGTCCACCGCGTTGTGGCGCCCCACGTCCTCGCGCACGGCCAGACATTCGCCGCCAGGCGTGAAGAGCCCCGCCGCGTGCAGGCCCCCCGTCGCCTCGAACAGCGGCTGGGCGGCCCGCAGCCGGGCGGGAAGGTCGCCCACCACCGCAGGGTCGAGTGGTGGCCGGGTCCAGACGGCGGGAGAGGCGCGCAGGGCCAGCCGCTCGAT
The Deinococcus aerius DNA segment above includes these coding regions:
- a CDS encoding tryptophan 2,3-dioxygenase; the encoded protein is MSQAEHGTDRDAPERAHTDFGRRLSYGDYLRLDTLLSAHQPITGAHDEHLFITVHHVSEVWLSLIIRELQAAMTLLAAGVTDEPLKMLTRVVRAQEQLTAAWGVLKTMTPADYLQFRGAFGEASGFQSAGYRMVEILLGNRNPVLLRPFEHRPDQHGPLHAALHAPSVYDLTLRLLAARGLPIPAEVLERDYTQPPVENPGVLDAWLTVYRDPERYWDLYELAEKLLDVEDNFRAWRFNHLTTVERTIGFKTGSGGTSGAGYLRRALNVVLFPELWQVRTSL
- the fdhD gene encoding formate dehydrogenase accessory sulfurtransferase FdhD — its product is MTTAEPASRPVLRYADGAVTPLTDQVAVEEPLELRLVRGGEERPLGVTMRTPGADHDLARGFLYAEGAIRDAQDVLGLWEWREGDLVAPNVLRVELRSGFAALDGLSRHTFTSSACGICGTGSIERLALRASPAVWTRPPLDPAVVGDLPARLRAAQPLFEATGGLHAAGLFTPGGECLAVREDVGRHNAVDKLIGWALGQHRLPLSDHLLVVSSRAGFEIVQKAALAGIPVVCAVSAPTSLAIKVAESFGLTLLGFVREGRFNVYSFPERLRL